The DNA segment TTGCATTTCGCAATCGGGACCCGGCACCTCGATCCCGCCCCGTACCGAGCCCCGGCAGGATAGGGCTCAGCTTCCGGTGTTGGGCCGTTTCGTTGCGATGTGCAAAGCCTCAGCGGCAGAACGGATCTCGGCCAACCTCTCGGGATTCGACAACAGCGCGGTCATCGCGAACTCGACGATCTCGGCCGGGCTCACCGCAAATTCGGGCAGTGCCAGCGCGTCGAACAGCGCCTGCACCAACCTGGCGGCCGAAAGCGGATTCATCGCGCGGAGATCGCCCTCGTCCTGCCCGGTCTGGATCAAGCCGACGAGCGCGCGCTCCAACTCGGCGACCAGCTCCCGTTCGGCGCGGAACGCGTCATGGTGCAGGTCCGGGGTGATCAGGATGGACACCAGCACATAGGGCGACGCCTGCAGATGCTCCAAGGATTCCCGCAGCCAGCGGTGCAGCTTGACGACCGCGGGAACCGGCAGCGCGTCGAGCTGACCGAACAGCTGCAGCGGCCACTCCACGGCAAGCCGGACCAGCGCCGCGAGGATGTCACGTTTGGCCGAAAAATGCTTGTAGATGGCCGGCTGCTCCACCCCCACCGCCGCGGCGATGTCCCGCGTCGAGGTGGCAGCAT comes from the Mycobacterium shinjukuense genome and includes:
- a CDS encoding TetR/AcrR family transcriptional regulator translates to MSMQAGRWSPTALRILGAAAELIALRGYAATSTRDIAAAVGVEQPAIYKHFSAKRDILAALVRLAVEWPLQLFGQLDALPVPAVVKLHRWLRESLEHLQASPYVLVSILITPDLHHDAFRAERELVAELERALVGLIQTGQDEGDLRAMNPLSAARLVQALFDALALPEFAVSPAEIVEFAMTALLSNPERLAEIRSAAEALHIATKRPNTGS